Genomic window (Streptomyces yatensis):
GAGCCCGGGCCCGACTCCCCCCTGTGACGAGTCACGCCTAGGAAACAACCTGGTATCAACGCTCGGTCACCTCAGACGCTCTGGGGATCTCCCCAGAGAATGCGACATCCCAACAATTCAGGCGTATCCATCGAGCTCGGCTACAAACATCTTTCAACGGTCGACACGAGCCCGGCCGCAAGTTCCTCCTCCGCCGCCGCCGCGCACTGCCACTGACCTGCCCGCACCCACGCCCGCTTGAGATGCAGATGGACATCCGCCTCCCAGGTGAAGCCCATTCCGCCATGGACTTGCAGACAATCGCGGGCATTGTGGACAGCGGCCTCATCGGCGAGCAGCTTGGCGGCCGCGATGTCACCCGGGTCTTCTGTGACCGCCGCCGCATACACCACACTTCTGGATGATTCCGCACGTACCAGCATCTGGGCGCACAGATGCTGCACGGCCTGGAAGGCGCCGATCGGCCGGCCGAACTGGGTGCGCCGCTTGGCGTGGTCCACCGCGAGCTCCACGGTTCGGGAGGCGCTGCCCAGCTGTTGTGCCGCGGTCAGCAGCGCCGCCTCGCGGCGCAGCCGGGCGGCGATCCCGGAACGGCCCGGCCCCGCCTGGTCCCGCCGGGTTCGGATCGGCCCCGTCCGGTGCAGCGGGGTGGCCGGGTCGACGGACCGCATCGGCTCCGCCGCACACGCCACCTCCGCAGCCGGGATCAGCTCGACCGCCACCGGCCCCAGCGCCAGCACCGCATCGGCGGAGACCAGATGCTCCACCGGCGCCCGCGCCCCCTCCACGTCCAGCGCCGTCACCACCGTCTCACCCTGAACAGCACCCGCCGCCAACCCCGAAAGCCCCGCCTGCGACGACCCCGGCACCGCACCCACCGCCGCCCACAGCCCCGAAAGCCCAGCCGCCAGCTCCGTCGCGACCAACGGTCCCGGCAGCAGCGCCCGGCCCGCCTCCTCGAAGGCCAGCACCGCCTCCGGCAGCCCCAGCCCCACCCCGCCCGCCGACTCCGGCACTCGCAGCGCGAAGAGCCCCGCCGCGCCCAGCTCCCGCCACAGCGCCCGGTCCAACTCCGCGCCCCGCTCCGCGTCCCCGTCCACCACTGCCC
Coding sequences:
- a CDS encoding acyl-CoA dehydrogenase family protein; protein product: MDFQLTDDQRALRAGMRELLERRFPRTRLRAVVDGDAERGAELDRALWRELGAAGLFALRVPESAGGVGLGLPEAVLAFEEAGRALLPGPLVATELAAGLSGLWAAVGAVPGSSQAGLSGLAAGAVQGETVVTALDVEGARAPVEHLVSADAVLALGPVAVELIPAAEVACAAEPMRSVDPATPLHRTGPIRTRRDQAGPGRSGIAARLRREAALLTAAQQLGSASRTVELAVDHAKRRTQFGRPIGAFQAVQHLCAQMLVRAESSRSVVYAAAVTEDPGDIAAAKLLADEAAVHNARDCLQVHGGMGFTWEADVHLHLKRAWVRAGQWQCAAAAEEELAAGLVSTVERCL